The nucleotide window AATTGTCAAAAACAATTTTAGTACTTGTTGTTACATCTTCCTTATTCTTTACTATTTCAACCAGCATTCCACAATATGATATTATCAATTCTCTTAACTGTAGCAAGCTTCTAGCCATTGAAGGTGTTGTTAAGGCAACTAACCCATTTACAAAGCCAACTTCAAGAACTTTAAGATTTTGGAAATAAGCTAAAGATGACACTAGACTCATCAATTTGTTACATTCCATTACTTGTAGACGTTCAAGATTTGGAAGATTAGATACACTCTCAATTTCTTTGTATTCACACAGAGATAGTTCAAGCTTTTTCACTCCTTGAAATCTTTGAAGGAGTCCAAGTGGAATATTTGCTAAGTTATCACGCCAAATTTCAAGAACTTTATATCGACTCTGCCATCTAATGTATCTCACTCCATCTGCTAATTCAAAATTCTCCAAATTGTGGTTGATCtacatattcattaaaaaaaaagtttaattaaagaCTTATTTGTTATtacatactttttattttttggaaaatcttaattttttcctGTTTCCTCTAAATTCAGACAACTCAATAAGTTTTCCAAAAATAAGACAGACCATGCAcctattaaatatatttctaataaaaataaaattatatttttggttttcaCAACTTAGTATTACttcaacaaaaaatgaaaataaaagagatgcCATGAATCACATAATGCAATTAAAATGTGTGACTCCTATTAGATACCGTTTACaaataatttgtttcaaaaCTGCAATAATTTTTTGCTCGTCTATTCTCGTAACAAAATTGtccaaattcaattgatcatttttttttctagattttggTTCAAGCAAAAAGACATTAACAATTACATCTTTAAAACAAGAGATTCGTACCTTATGCTCCAAGAAGAGGAAATTTGACTCTGAAATTTGAAGTTCACCCTTCTTATTGTCATCTTGCAAACCAAAATATTTGGAAGTGAATTTTTCACAATGCTCTATCTCTAACCTTTTTAACACTGGTAATTCTAAAGCATGTGTTCCTGAAtagaaaattgtaagttttggtAATCTTTTGAGCACCAATTTTGTTACCTGTGGAAAGATAGGATTAACAACAACTTCTGCTCCTTCTTCAACAACAGTCTTCTCTAAAACCTCACAATCTATTATCTCTAAGCATTGAAGTTGTTTGAGGCTTTTGGCTATGGAGAATGGAAACACATATGTTATCTTTCCACATCTCTCCAACTTCaatcatttcaaattttgagagaGCTGAAATTCGGCTATCCCAAATCTTTCCCAAACTAATATTGTACAATACCAACAttctaaaattggtaaaaataaCCTGCAACCAAAGTTAATTGTCATTCCAATATAAATATACTTATACGTGGAGAaacttaaaagaataatttaacaaattcaatttgacaaaaattgcattattatatttacattcaAGGGAAGGACTTGATagtgaaattgaattgaaattttaaatcactagcaaaaaaaaaaaaaaaaaatccaaaaagagGGGAAAAAATATCACAACTATATGTGAATaagtataaaagaaaacaataacatataataGAGAAATACAAGAAGTTATAGTCGATCAAACCTTTTCATTAAACAGAGGCATGTTTTCACTAGACtgcaaatcaaattttgaatcttcAACATAGTTGTCATCTTCTGAAAATTCAACTAAGCATAAGAGTTCAACATTCTTGAATCCATGTAATTCTTCTAATGACAtgatagaattaaatttaacttcCAATATCCTCAAAAGCTCATGTTCCCAATTTTCTGGAACTATGAACGAACAATCTCCTACTGATATTTTGTACCTTTTAGGCTCTTTGGCAAATAAGTTTTTAGATAGCACCTAGTTATCTCTAACATATGAAATTCCTCCAATTGCAATAGTTTTGATATGACATTGGGCACAATAACTTGCAATTGTTTACAATTGCTTAAATCTAATAACTTGAGTTCAGTCAATTGACCTATTTCTTCAAGCAACTCCTTAATAAAAGAATGGTTCAAGCTAAGGACTTTTAGTTTCTTTAGCTCTCCAATACTAGCAACATATTTAATTGTGCTTTCATCTAGACATAGTGTTTGAAGGTTTCTCAAAAGATGGGATGATGGCAATGACGATCAATGCAATCGgaccaaatttaaaactttgagcTTTGGCATTGCTATGAAGAAGTCCTCTGGGATTTTTAAATAAGAGCTTGACATTGAGAAATATTCAAGAGTTGGACAATCCAAATCCTTAGGCTGAAGTTGACTGACAATAGTACTACTATCATGTAGGGAGATTTTTGTGCATCTCTTGAGTTTATCTTTATTCTTCCATTCCCATTCAATGTCATTTTTTGATGTAAATACATGATGATCAATGTATGCTATTGTTATAGCAACAGCACGAACAACATCATGCATAGCAAATTGTTCACTTCTAACCCCGTCAAGTAACAAACTAGCATCTTTGAGGTCACGAACCAATTTATCTAGTCTCTTTCGTGCATCTTCCATTGCCATATTAGCTCCTTCAAGTATATCCAGACACACAACATGTTTGAATAAGTCTGAAATGGAAGTATTATTTTCCATTAGActagaaattaaaaatgttttcttaaGTTCTTCATCCCTTAAATAATTGTAACTTAAGGCCATCTTCATGTATTCCTTTTCTAGGAATCCCATGAACTATGTTGGTGATGGTGTTCTCAATTCTCGCAATGCTAATTTCCAATTAGTTGGATGACCCttattttttaatgcttttgcTATAGTGCAAATGACGATGGGCAGTCCTTTGCATTCCTTACATACATCATTCACTAGAGAATTCAATTCACGTGTTTGGATAACATCACCTGCAAAGAGAGAGAGGATTATACTAATTGCAATTTGTATTTGCATGCATTCTGTGgataagtaaaaataagaaaagttcaaaatatttaatttcactCTATCCTATAAAAACCCATAAAATTTAGTATCTAAATAAATACCAATTTATAATGTCAAATGACAAACAAAAAACACATTACtacattaaacttaaaatttatatgttaaaccaattaaaattgtgaaatttttgtaaGGACTAGAACTACATTAATATATCCGGACATTATAAAAAGTGGGCAAACCAAGAAAACTTACGAGTGAAAATTCTACAACAAGATTATCTGCCATCTTCCTGAATAGGTTCGAagcttcattttcttctaaaatgCCATCTTGAAATTTTCTGCAAAACATCTAAATTTCTTGCCGTGAACATTAGTTTACAACCCCCATGATCCATTTTAGAAGGAATACCGATAGTCTTGAGATCAACATCTTCCCAAATATtgtctaaaattaaaaagatctTCTTACCACTCTTTAATCTCTCATATAACTTATTTGCTCTTTCACTGTCATTACTGAATTTTACGCCTAACTTCTCTGCAATTTCTCTTTGAACCTTTTTTATATCCAAAGTTTGTGTTACCtataagacaaaataatatgGCCAGTTAAGAACAACAAACAGAGAGCAATAATTGTAAACTAGTTAGACCATCGTTAATTTGACTCAAGTAATACcaatcataataattattactcaaaataagcataagaaagtgaaaaaaattacctCAACAAAAGCAATGTCCTCAAATAGATTATCCTGCTCCTCTTTCCTTTCAACTTCTTGCACAAGAGTGGTCTTCCCAATACCACCCATCCCATAAACACCAACCATGTAcacattctcatcatttaaaGCATCCCATACATTCTTCATAATGGAGTTTCTTGATTCGAACGTCAAATAATCTTCGCTAGATCTAAGCCAGATATCTTGTTGAATAGTAGGAAAGGAAACTTGATCGAATTCCTTTTCCCGCTGGAGGAGGGGATCAATATCATCCCACTTTAATTTGAAAGCTTTCTTGCTTTGGTTGTAGTTGGAGCACAATCCTTTAAAACATGGAGGGTTGTTTGTCTTCTCTTGAATCAACTGCTCTGCTTCTGTAATTGTCTTCTCCACTTCCTTCAGCCAGTCTTTAACATTCTGTTTGATCTCTTCCACATTTCTTTCAGCAACAGTAAACTTATGCTGAACTTCGTCTCTTGTATTCTTCAGCTATTTAACTTCCTTTTCCAGCTTTTTGAAATTGGTACTGTACCTGTACAAGTACTTAAATTGACGCCAAATTGGAGCAGCCAACCACTTGCCAACTTCAAGGACAGGACTCAACACCCCCCCAATACTCCCGGCAACATCGAccatttttttcaactttttttttttttgaaaaacagaaaagaagTGAAGCAGATGAATATAATCACAAGACAAGTATTAAACAGAACACGATAAAACACAAGTgtcaaaattaacaataaataagagaaatgaaaaaaaaaaaaaaaagtctatatAGTAAACGAGAAATAACCGAATGcaacaactttttctttttttttaaagaaatcagATAATACCGAAAcggaattttttttcaaaccggAAATAGggaagaaaaagttgaaataaagaaaataaaagagagaaggTAACAGGGTAACTAAGGTGCAAACTGAAGAAATCGAAGGATATGGGCTCAGGGAGGTTTGTGAGTAAAGGAATTTTTTAGTGGTTTTGAATGACTCAGAGAGATTTCAGTGGAGAAGAATGAGTTAGTCATGATTCATTATCAACTCAAAGTTCTACGAAATTCTATTGATTTGACAATGGAAACTCACCACCGTATGAACACaatatttattaaagtgtaaGAGAACTGTAGAATTGACTTATTGACCACTGACCGCACAACTTCCACCACGTCTAAGGAGTTGTCACAGAAAATGAATGAGACATTGTCATCCTCCCATTCATATTAGCCTCATACTTAACATTATTTTAAGCCAAATGACTATATTCCACCCAAGCTTTGATACAAACTATTTTTCACTTATTaactatcaaaatttaaatatttatccatatattaaatttcattgttattataagaaataaaattaccatttaaaattttatttaaactaattatcagttaaaaattttatttaaactcatattttagattttcccttaagttaaaaaaaaaaacctttttcccccatattacttttttctttaggTTTCAAAACTTACTATTCCGCCAAGGTCCTAGGGCTTCCTtggtaaattttcaaaacccccCATATATTTTAATCTCTATTCACCACCCCAAGGTTTTGAAATATTGCCAACACACACCCCGATCTCTTATTTCATTTCGGATGTCACACATAGTATTAGTCTTTGGTGAGTTCGCTCTTTCCCGGTGACCTCTAGACgcgatttttcttttctttttcatcatcatcaagtCCCTCCTTCTCGGTTTCCTGTCGCCACCGTCCACCAAGATTGAGCAAGTCCAATGTACTCCACTTCGCTGGTGCCAACCTTCCTCCTTGATGACTCCCATCAACCAAATGAGGGCCAAAATCGAGTGAGATCTTAGAGAAGAAGCAACTCTACGATAGAGGAGAAAGACATCTGTAATGATCGGAAATTGAAACTGAAATTGAAGaggggtgaaactgtgatttttcaaaaaacagaGGGTAGCGTGTGTGGGAAAAATATGAGAGCGGAAACCTAGATTttggtgggggggggggggagggagtcattttttaaacttggaaaattTGAGGttaggggaaaaataaaaatttaaaatttaaggataataataaaaatttaagtttaaataaaatttctaaatgataattttatttttgatagtaacaataacatttaatagataaataaatatttaaatttttaatagttggTGAATAGAAAGTGGGATTTGTATCATTTGCccattattttatccttactcattttatttatctgctaaatattttgtaataacaaAGCTTATCTACTCCTTGGGGCGGCACCTCATTCAATAACGTTGAAGGAATTCAGCCGACCCTTTTATTTACTGAcaaaactcaagtttggctctATCTGGATTCATGAAATAGTGTTATTAGCCAAGCAAATAATTAGTACCACTTCATCTAGCACCAGCTACCTACACTTGTCACCCAGGTGAACGTCATTAATGTCATATTTATTTCTCACAGTCCCCGTTAGAGCTCTGTAATCGAGCTACATGTTTTCTTCTTCCATTCGTTTGAGTAATCATCATCATACAGAACCAGCCACTCTACTGCTTAATTTGGATCCTTATTAGCTGCAGAACTGTCAGACTCCATCAATAAGTAATACTTGTGTGTTAATTTTTACATGTTTCtgagtttgatttttcttttacataACACAGATGTCATCAGACGGTCCAAATCATAatgagtttgattttgggtTCCTGGGAAACACCACAGGTGAACCTCACCTTGTCCAAATCAATGTGTATGTGAATGGCGTAGGCAACAGGAAGCAGAGGATGGATCTCTGCTTCGACCCCACCAAGGACTTTCACACTTATTCCCTCCAAGGGAACAAATCTTGGATGACTTATACATGCCCTTTGGGTCCCATTCAGATCTACAGAGAAACATGTATACTCTGCAATGTCTCCTTCAATACCATACATGTCTGACCCCACCCAGTTTCTTTATGATCCCAAATGACTCCTCTGTGTACAGGGGTAAAAATATATCTCATTCATTTTAACCCACGTCTTTGCAAAATGAATTGtctaatatctatatataaaaatgtttcaGATTTATGGTGGATGAGACCCCAATTAGAGTGCACACCAACTTGGAACACAACGGAATTCCCTTTCCAAAGATCAACCGATGGGCGTGTACAGTTCAATATGGAATGCGGATGACTGGGCTACACAAGTTGGGCGGGTGAAAACTGACTGGAGCCATCCACCATTCGTAGCCTCATACACTGGGTTTGAAA belongs to Mangifera indica cultivar Alphonso chromosome 2, CATAS_Mindica_2.1, whole genome shotgun sequence and includes:
- the LOC123208496 gene encoding disease resistance protein RPS5-like, giving the protein MKNVWDALNDENVYMVGVYGMGGIGKTTLVQEVERKEEQDNLFEDIAFVEVTQTLDIKKVQREIAEKLGVKFSNDSERANKLYERLKSGKKIFLILDNIWEDVDLKTIGIPSKMDHGGCKLMFTARNLDVLQKISRWHFRRK